The Synergistota bacterium region CCCTTATAGGAACCCCTTCCTTAAGTAGTCCCTGTAAAACTTTCTGGATCTCGCCAAGACTCAAAGCTCTGCTAAGCTCCTCAACAAGCGCGGGATGCTGTCCTCTAACAAGGTCTATCAAATTCTGGACCTCCTGGCGAGTCAGAAGCTCAGCTGCATGTCTTTTTATTATCTCAGTAAGATGCGTTGCTAAAACTGCAGGAGGATCCACAACGGTATAGCCAAGCCATTCCGCTCTTTCCCTTTGCTCAGCAGGTATCCATATAGCGGGTAGACCGAAGGCAGGCTCCTTAGTCTCTATACCCTCCAGCTTTTCCTTAGCGGTTCCTGGATTCATAGCGAGATAGTAGTCTACCATGAGCTCTCCCCTTCCTACCTCAACCCCTCTTATCTTTATCACATATTCATTCGGTTTAAGCTGCATGTTATCCCTTATCCTTATAGGAGGAACGACGAGCCCGAGTTCCATGGCTATTTGTCTTCTTATCATCGTTATTCTGTCTAAGAGATCTCCACCCTGCTTGGGATCAACGAGAGGAATCAGAGAGTAGCCTATCTCTATCTCCATCGGATCAACCTGAAGCAAAGAAAGCACGCTTTCCGGTCTTCGTACCTCCTCTTCCTCTTTCCTCTTCTCCTCTTCTATCATCTTGACTTTTTCGATTCTCGCTGCCCTTCTCATTATAAAAGCCATACTGCCCACAATAATAGCAAGAGTCAGAAACGGCACGGTTGGCAAACCTGGAACGATAGCAAAGAGCGTAAGTATAGTGGCTCCTATCATTAGCGGGCGAGGATGATAGGTGATCTGCTTAAGAAATTCCACTCCAAGATCATGTTCAGCAGCTGCCCTGCTAACTATTATCGCAGTGGCGGTAGATATAACGAGAGCAGGGATCTGAGCGACGAGACCATCCCCTACGGTAAGTAAAGTATATGTCTTTAGGGCTTCACTCAATGGAAGCCCTCTTTGAATAACGCCTATAACTAAACCGCCTATTATATTAACCAGTGTGATAAAGACACCTGCTATCGCATCCCCTTTAACAAATTTACTTGCTCCGTCCATAGCACCATAAAAGTCTGCCTCTCTCTGAATCTCTTCCCTCCTTCTTCTTGCTTCAGCCTCATCTATTAAACCAGCGTTAAGGTCAGCATCTATGCTCATCTGCTTTCCAGGCATCGCATCTAAAGTAAAGCGAGCTGCAACCTCCGCAACTCTTTCCGCTCCCCTTGTTATCACTATAAATTGTATTAGGAAAAGAATTAGGAATATTACCGCACCGACTACGTAATTTCCCCCTACGACGAAGTTTCCAAACGCCAGTATCACCTTCCCTGCATATCCCTGAAGCAAGATCCATCTCGTTGTTGAAACGTTTAAGCCAAGCCTAAAAAGAGTGGTAAAGAGAAGAAGAGATGGAAAGACGGAAAAATCAAGAGGGCGTGCTATATAAAAGGTAGCGAGGAGAACAAGAATAGCAAATGTAATATTAAAAGCGAGAAGAAAATCAAGCAAGGTAGTAGGAATGGGAATTATCATCAATATAACCGCCATAACAAGCGCTATGGCGACTATTATATCGCTATGCTTCAGCCACGGATAGCTCGTGGTAGCTCTAACCTCAGCCATCTTTCCTTAAGCTGCCACCTTCCCTTCCCGCAATCTATAGACAAACGCCAAGACTTCAGCAACTGCTTTATAAAGCTCCGGTGGTATCTCGTCTCCAATATCCGCGGACCTATAAAGAGCCCACGCGAGAGCCCTATCTTCAACTATGGGTATTCCGTGTTCCTCCGCTATCCTCCTTATTCTCTCTGCCATTAGTCTTTCTCCCTTAGCAACCACCACTGGAGCATTCATTATTTCCGGCTCATATCTTAAAGCGACGGCGACCATCACAGGGTTTGTAACAACAACCTGTGCCTTAGGAACCTCTTGCATCATTCTTCTTCTTGCAAGTTCCCTTTGCTTTTCCCTTATTTTCGCTTTTATCCTCGGATCCCCCTCAACCTGTTTGTACTCTTCTTTTATCTCCTGCTTGCTCATTCTTATGCTCCTTTCGAATTCCCACTTTTGATATCTAT contains the following coding sequences:
- the flhA gene encoding flagellar biosynthesis protein FlhA produces the protein MAEVRATTSYPWLKHSDIIVAIALVMAVILMIIPIPTTLLDFLLAFNITFAILVLLATFYIARPLDFSVFPSLLLFTTLFRLGLNVSTTRWILLQGYAGKVILAFGNFVVGGNYVVGAVIFLILFLIQFIVITRGAERVAEVAARFTLDAMPGKQMSIDADLNAGLIDEAEARRRREEIQREADFYGAMDGASKFVKGDAIAGVFITLVNIIGGLVIGVIQRGLPLSEALKTYTLLTVGDGLVAQIPALVISTATAIIVSRAAAEHDLGVEFLKQITYHPRPLMIGATILTLFAIVPGLPTVPFLTLAIIVGSMAFIMRRAARIEKVKMIEEEKRKEEEEVRRPESVLSLLQVDPMEIEIGYSLIPLVDPKQGGDLLDRITMIRRQIAMELGLVVPPIRIRDNMQLKPNEYVIKIRGVEVGRGELMVDYYLAMNPGTAKEKLEGIETKEPAFGLPAIWIPAEQRERAEWLGYTVVDPPAVLATHLTEIIKRHAAELLTRQEVQNLIDLVRGQHPALVEELSRALSLGEIQKVLQGLLKEGVPIR